The Glycine soja cultivar W05 chromosome 6, ASM419377v2, whole genome shotgun sequence genome has a window encoding:
- the LOC114415865 gene encoding aspartic proteinase nepenthesin-1-like, giving the protein MVMAKLKHPSLVALLLVLACLFIAPTSSTSRKTSFKQQHPCPTTNGFRVMLRHVDSGKNLTKLERVQHGIKRGKSRLQKLNAMVLAASSTPDSEDQLEAPIHAGNGEYLIELAIGTPPVSYPAVLDTGSDLIWTQCKPCTRCYKQPTPIFDPKKSSSFSKVSCGSSLCSALPSSTCSDGCEYVYSYGDYSMTQGVLATETFTFGKSKNKVSVHNIGFGCGEDNEGDGFEQASGLVGLGRGPLSLVSQLKEQRFSYCLTPIDDTKESVLLLGSLGKVKDAKEVVTTPLLKNPLQPSFYYLSLEAISVGDTRLSIEKSTFEVGDDGNGGVIIDSGTTITYVQQKAYEALKKEFISQTKLALDKTSSTGLDLCFSLPSGSTQVEIPKLVFHFKGGDLELPAENYMIGDSNLGVACLAMGASSGMSIFGNVQQQNILVNHDLEKETISFVPTSCDQL; this is encoded by the coding sequence ATGGTGATGGCAAAACTAAAGCACCCTTCATTGGTGGCACTTCTTCTAGTACTAGCGTGTCTTTTTATTGCTCCAACATCCTCAACATCCAGAAAAACAAGTTTCAAGCAGCAGCACCCTTGCCCAACAACAAATGGGTTCCGAGTCATGCTTCGCCACGTCGATTCGGgaaaaaacttaaccaaactaGAGCGTGTCCAACACGGGATCAAGCGTGGAAAGAGCAGGCTTCAGAAGCTTAATGCAATGGTGTTGGCAGCATCATCAACACCTGATTCTGAAGATCAGTTAGAAGCCCCTATTCACGCAGGAAATGGAGAGTACTTAATAGAGTTAGCCATTGGAACACCACCAGTGTCTTACCCTGCGGTTTTGGACACTGGCAGTGACCTTATATGGACACAGTGCAAGCCTTGCACACGGTGTTACAAACAACCAACACCCATTTTTGATCCCAAGAAGTCCTCTTCTTTTTCCAAGGTTTCATGCGGTAGTAGCTTGTGCAGTGCTTTGCCTTCTTCAACATGCAGTGATGGGTGTGAGTATGTTTATTCATACGGTGATTATTCAATGACACAAGGCGTTTTGGCTACCGAGACTTTCACTTTTGGGAAGTCTAAGAACAAGGTTTCCGTTCacaacattggttttggttGTGGGGAGGACAATGAAGGTGATGGATTTGAACAAGCTTCAGGGCTGGTTGGTCTTGGACGTGGTCCTTTGTCTTTGGTTTCTCAACTCAAGGAACAAAGATTTTCTTATTGTTTGACCCCAATTGATGACACAAAAGAAAGTGTTTTGTTGTTGGGGTCTTTGGGTAAAGTGAAAGATGCAAAAGAAGTGGTGACAACACCTCTTCTCAAAAACCCTTTGCAACCTTCTTTTTACTATCTTTCTCTTGAAGCTATCTCTGTTGGGGACACTCGATTGTCCATTGAGAAGTCCACTTTTGAAGTGGGGGATGATGGGAATGGTGGTGTGATCATAGACTCTGGCACCACAATCACCTACGTTCAACAAAAGGCCTATGAGGCACTCAAAAAAGAGTTCATTTCTCAAACCAAACTTGCTTTGGACAAAACTAGCTCAACAGGGTTGGATCTTTGTTTCTCCTTGCCATCAGGGTCAACACAAGTGGAGATTCCAAAGCTTGTTTTCCATTTCAAGGGTGGGGATTTGGAGCTTCCTGCTGAGAACTACATGATTGGTGACTCCAATTTGGGAGTGGCTTGTTTGGCCATGGGTGCTTCTAGTGGAATGTCTATATTTGGAAATGTTCAACAGCAGAACATTTTGGTGAACCATGATCTTGAAAAGGAGACCATTTCTTTTGTTCCTACGTCGTGTGATCAGTTGTGA
- the LOC114415868 gene encoding uncharacterized protein At1g10890-like: MDRSVSRSRSPSRRRRYSPSTVSHHRHSRTSHRRRRRHRTSSSPSLSRSPTPKPKKDQKKSKRHHEEELKLLEEETARRLEEAIRKNVEEKLNTEEVKLEIERRVAEGVKKLFDDVEAQLEKGKEDALTEARRKEEQARKEREELDLMLEENRRRVEESQRKEALEQQRKEEERQRELEMIQRQKEEAALRKKLEDEEEHANRINSLGKNKSRPKSYGF, from the exons ATGGATCGCAGTGTGTCACGCTCACGCTCTCCTTCCCGCAGAAGAAGATACTCTCCATCCACCGTTTCTCATCATCGCCACTCCAGAACTTCCCACAGGCGCCGCCGAAGGCACAGAACCTCTTCCTCCCCCTCTCTTTCACGCAGCCCCACTCCCAAGCCCAAGAAAGATCAAAAGAaaag CAAGCGTCACCACGAGGAAGAGTTGAAACTATTGGAAGAAGAGACTGCAAGAAGACTGGAAGAAGCAATTCGAAAAAATGTTGAGGAAAAGCTTAACACAGAGGAAGTCAAGTTAGAAATAGAAAGGCGCGTAGCAGAGGGAGTGAAGAAACTGTTTGATGATGTTGAAGCTCAACttgaaaaaggaaaggaagatGCTCTTACTGAAGCTAGAAGGAAAGAA GAACAAGCTcgtaaagaaagagaagaactGGACCTGATGCTTGAAGAGAATAGGAGGAGAGTGGAAGAATCTCAGAGAAAAGAAGCTCTAGAGCAGCAAAGAAAGGAAGAGGAACGACAAAGGGAATTAGAGATGATTCAGAGACAGAAAGAAGAGGCTGCTCTGAGAAAGAAGCTGGAGGATGAAGAAGAACATGCGAATCGAATTAATTCTTTGGGTAAGAACAAATCTAGGCCCAAGTCTTATGGTTTCTAA
- the LOC114415869 gene encoding uncharacterized protein LOC114415869, producing MVPSPTTKQNALAPKKKLHRNRRWDCEYDIYIHLQEKNRVLKSETEKSNYFHNLLQDFDVKDRKGDSELVQFMNGFYGNIVQSRLFHLDQNPNNIENTAEENGTNDDDDDDDVMVDPQHMYFMDHVRSHGKSYVLAIPEDGVFVVYEPDQSSIPENTATITTDYSNHVSNEEVNVCLDTEMHVNVDDSNRVVKHRGRKPKGAKLSAATNGNVKGSDVASKSKPKKHVYNLKGRRRSKRLKLKAPPESPGSRTLVIEDSDDEAEDLTRSMRGQIVEHCWQEYKYNEANASTLFREKLMEELKAPYCEEEYKRLLHDITIQKPIQHHRDLRGGIKIYEKPDLGKSFLGYHVDLAMKIKTVRDDHFRVLNLMRGFFYWLKNLSHEGAFPPWRDPSCLNVLPQQLEG from the exons ATGGTACCTTCTCCAACAACGAAGCAAAATGCATTGGCACCAAAGAAGAAGCTACACAGAAACAGAAGATGGGACTGTGAATATGATATATACATCCACTTGCAAGAGAAGAATAGAGTCCTTAAAAGTGAAACTGAAAAGTCAAATTACTTCCATAACCTTTTGCAGGACTTCGATGTTAAGGATCGAAAGGGTGATTCGGAGTTGGTGCAATTCATGAATGGTTTTTACGGCAATATTGTACAGTCTCGATTGTTTCATCTTGATCAAAACCCTAACAACATAGAGAACACTGCTGAAGAAAATGGcacaaatgatgatgatgatgatgatgatgtgatGGTGGATCCCCAGCATATGTATTTCATGGATCATGTGAGGTCTCATGGAAAATCTTATGTACTTGCTATCCCTGAGGATGGTGTCTTTGTAGTGTATGAGCCTGATCAATCATCAATTCCTGAGAATACAGCTACCATCACAACGGATTATTCAAATCATGTTTCAAATGAAGAGGTTAATGTGTGCTTAGACACAGAGATGCATGTAAATGTTGATGATAGCAATCGTGTTGTGAAGCATAGGGGTAGGAAGCCAAAAGGTGCAAAACTCTCTGCTGCTACGAATGGTAATGTTAAAGGAAGTGATGTGGCTTCAAAATCAAAGCCAAAGAAACATGTATATAACTTGAAGGGTAGGCGCAGGAGTAAGAGGCTGAAACTGAAAGCCCCACCTGAGTCACCTGGCTCAAGAACATTGGTGATTGAAGACAGTGATGACGAAGCAGAAGATCTAACAAGGTCCATGCGAGGCCAGATT GTGGAACATTGTTGgcaagaatataaatataatgaagCCAATGCAAGTACACTTTTCAGAGAAAAACTCATGGAAGAACTTAAGGCACCTTACTGTGAGGAAGAGTACAAGAGGCTTTTACATGACATTACTATTCAAAAGCCGATCCAACACCATAGAGACCTGCGTGGAGGTATCAAAATCTATGAGAAACCTGATCTTGGAAAGTCTTTTCTTGGTTATCATGTTG ATCTTGCTATGAAGATAAAAACAGTTCGTGATGATCATTTCAGAGTTCTGAATCTCATGCGTGGATTTTTCTATTGGTTGAAA AATTTATCACATGAAGGGGCATTCCCGCCATGGAGAGATCCATCGTGTTTGAATGTACTGCCACAACAATTGGAAGGATAG